The Astyanax mexicanus isolate ESR-SI-001 chromosome 24, AstMex3_surface, whole genome shotgun sequence genome has a segment encoding these proteins:
- the LOC103035224 gene encoding 25-hydroxyvitamin D-1 alpha hydroxylase, mitochondrial → MSLGRKMLQQVLRVSGRSAGPLLRGVDRWVDSLGSRQVEDSRVKTLKEMPGPSVLGFVWDLFAKRGLSRLHQLQLEGRKKYGSMWKASFGPILTVHVAEPELIEQVLRQEGQHPMRSDLSSWKDYRNFRGHGYGLLTAEGEEWQSVRSLLGKHMLRPKAVEAYDSTLNSVVTDLITKLGHRRQQHPDGVINDIAGEFYRFGLEGISSVLFESRIGCLDPIIPEETEQFIQSINTMFVMTLLTMAMPAWLHRLFPKPWQTFCQCWDYMFQFAKGHIDQRLKEEKEKLASGEEVQGRYLTYFLSRAGMPMKSVYSNVTELLLAGVDTISSTLSWSLYELSRHPEVQSSLRAEVLRVMGDRRVPTASDVASMPLMKAVVKEIHRLYPVIPGNARVITDRSIKVGGYLIPKNTLITLCHYATSRDPAQFSDPDSFVPQRWLNRDEGNHPYASVPFGVGKRSCIGRRIAELELYLALSRILIHFDVKPDPEGGVVNPMTRTLLVPEREINLQFIQR, encoded by the exons ATGAGCTTGGGCAGAAAGATGCTGCAGCAGGTCCTTAGAGTGTCAGGCAGAAGCGCCGGCCCCCTGCTGAGGGGCGTGGACAGGTGGGTGGACAGTCTGGGGTCCAGGCAGGTGGAGGACAGCAGGGTCAAGACCCTGAAGGAGATGCCCGGACCCTCCGTGCTGGGCTTCGTCTGGGACCTGTTCGCCAAGCGGGGGCTGTCCCGCCTCCACCAGCTGCAG ctggAGGGTCGTAAAAAGTACGGGTCGATGTGGAAGGCGAGTTTCGGGCCCATCCTGACGGTCCACGTGGCCGAGCCGGAGCTGATCGAGCAGGTTCTGAGACAGGAAGGCCAGCACCCCATGCGCTCGGACCTCTCGTCCTGGAAGGACTACCGAAACTTCCGAGGACACGGCTACGGGCTCCTGACTGC TGAGGGCGAGGAGTGGCAGAGTGTGCGCAGTCTGCTCGGGAAGCACATGCTGCGTCCGAAAGCGGTGGAGGCATACGACAGCACCCTGAACTCGGTGGTGACTGACCTCATCACCAAGCTCGGCCACCGGAGGCAGCAGCACCCAGATGGTGTCATCAACGACATCGCTGGAGAGTTCTACCGCTTCGGTCTGGAAG ggatTTCCTCTGTGCTGTTTGAGTCCCGGATCGGCTGCCTGGACCCGATAATTCCAGAGGAGACGGAGCAATTCATCCAGTCCATTAAcaccatgtttgtcatgaccctGCTGACCATGGCCATGCCCGCCTGGCTCCACCGCCTCTTCCCCAAACCCTGGCAAACCTTCTGCCAGTGCTGGGACTACATGTTCCAGTTCG CTAAAGGCCACATAGACCAGCGTCTgaaagaggagaaggagaagCTGGCGAGCGGAGAGGAAGTGCAGGGCCGCTACCTCACCTACTTCCTGTCTCGTGCTGGGATGCCCATGAAGTCTGTGTACAGCAATGTGACGGAGCTGCTCCTCGCGGGAGTCGACACC ATTTCCAGTACGCTCTCCTGGTCTCTGTATGAACTGTCCCGACACCCTGAGGTGCAGTCCTCGCTGAGGGCCGAGGTGCTGAGGGTGATGGGGGATCGGCGGGTCCCCACGGCGTCTGACGTGGCCTCCATGCCGCTGATGAAGGCGGTGGTGAAAGAGATCCACAGGCTGTATCCAGTGATACCAGGCAACGCCCGGGTCATCACCGACCGGAGCATCAAAGTCGGAGGCTACCTCATCCCCAAAAAC ACCCTCATTACGCTCTGCCATTACGCCACGTCCCGGGACCCCGCGCAGTTCTCAGACCCGGACTCCTTCGTGCCGCAGCGCTGGCTGAACCGGGATGAGGGGAACCACCCATATGCCTCTGTGCCCTTCGGGGTGGGCAAGCGCAGCTGCATCGGCCGGCGGATCGCTGAGCTGGAGCTCTACCTGGCCCTCTCTCGG ATTCTGATCCACTTTGACGTAAAGCCGGACCCAGAGGGCGGAGTGGTCAATCCCATGACCAGAACCCTGCTGGTTCCAGAACGTGAGATCAACCTGCAGTTCATCCAGCGCTGA